The Mucilaginibacter rubeus genomic interval CGGGATCTCCACCATAAAGTCTTACAATAAATTTCATGAGTTCGGCTTCCATTTCCAAGGCAAACTGTTGTTTAGCAGACTTACTACTTTTAATTCGATTTAACTTTTGGTAAGTTATTATTAACAGCGATAGGATCATCCTGACATACAGTACGGCTTTGATGCCGTTTATGCTTCTGGATAGTAGATGTGAGAAGTTAAGTTCTTGTTTGATGAATTTGAAGAACACTTCTATATCCCATCTTTTCTTATACAGTGCGGTTATTTCATAAGCTTGAAAATCAAAGATATTGGTCAAAAAAGCGAGTACTTCTCCATTGGGTTTGACTGCTTCGATATATCGATAAACGTTCTTTGTCTTTTTTCCCTTCCTGTTATATAGGTAAAGCTTACGGTCTGTTACCAGCCTAAGCTTATAGTCATCAGGAGTAGCTTCAAATAAGTTATTCTCTTCAACAACTACACTACGTGGGTTCGGATTGATTCGTGTAATAAAATTGATTCCCTGGTCAAAGAGCTCATCATAGGCGTCTCTTGATTGTAGGCCGGCATCGACTATAACGATACTTTTATTAGATGCAGGACAGCCAACAATGGCTTGTTTCAAAGCTACGTTCTCACTGTTAAATGTAGCCTGATGATGAAAAGCCACATACTCAGGTATTTCTGAATAGCCTATAGTAAATTTAAGCTGTTTTACATGTTCCTGGCTTCCTCCGGAACGAAATCCGATCCTGATCAGCTTGGATGAAAGTGATATCAGCGTTGAATCAAAACGCAACAACTGATGCTGTTTATTATCTTTCGAAGGTAATTGGGCTGAAAAACGTTCAATACAATCCTGGTATAAAGCTTCAAAAAAAACCGCGTCCGCACGGCTTAGGCGTTCGCTGATTGAACTGTAATGTATCTTTTGCGCTTCGGATTTGTCAGATAAATGACTGAAAGCATACGAATTAAAGATATTCTCCATTACCCTGAGGCTATTGTGCTTTACTTCGAACTGACTGTAAAGTAATAGCTTAAAAAGGACTGAGACCGGTAGTTTCTTTACCTTATGGTCTGTTTTATGATAGTCAGCCAAAAACGCAAGACGCTCCTCTGGAATTAACTTTAACAAGTCGGGCACACGCATATGCCACTAAAAATACAATTTCTATTTCTCTTCCCAACACCTGTGGGCTCCAGCCGAGTGTCGGCTATCAAGCGGCCTCTGGCCGCCGGAATACGCAGGCTTTCTCCATCATGTCATTGCCCGTTACTGGTCGAAGTTTAGCGGCAGCGTAACTTCGTCCTAAAACAGTGGAAGCATCCTGCTTCCGGGTAACGTTATCGCATTTTTTTGCTTTGCGAATAGTTAAGCTGAAAGCTTAACCTATTGTAGGACGAAGTTACGCTGCCGCTAAACTTCGACCAGTATGAAATCGCACGGAAGCATAGCAGCCCTGTAGAGCTACGAGATTGCTTCGTCGTTCCTCCTCGCAATGACATAAAGCGAAATCCCACTTTGATAATCAACTATCAAAATGATAGTTTAAATCACCATAAATAAATAAAATACTATTTCTTAATCTATGTAAATAATTAATAGTCAATTATTTATACAGATTTTAAATTTCTTGGCATCCCCTTGGCAAAGCCCTTTGCAAAACACATAAAAATGGATGCTTTACTCACAATCGCTTACCTGGCCACATTTGTAGTGGTATTCTGGATCTTCTTCAAATCTGTAACATATTTCGAAAAAATCTAAAGTCATGGCCGCATTATTCATCGTAGCAATAGCCGTGTTCATTTACATGGTATACGTACTTCTCAAACCCGAAAAATTTTAAAATTAAACTATGAACACTGAACTAACGGGTGTAATTTTCACCTACCTGCTCACCTTAGCTATTGCCATTCCCCTTGGCCGCTACATAGCTAAGGTATTTAAAGGCGAAAAAACCTGGCTTGATTTTCTTGCCCCGCTTGATCGTTTTATCTTCCGCTTCAGCGGTATAGACACCAAACGCGAAATGAACTGGAAACAGCACCTGCTGGCCCTGCTTACCATCAACAGCGTTTGGTTAATATATGCTTTTGTTTGCCTTATGGCACAAGGCCATTTGCCGCTTAACCCCGACGCAAATCCAGGTCAGTCGGCAGATACGGCTTTTAATACCGCTATCAGCTTTTTGGTTAACTGTAACCTGCAGCATTACTCAGGCGAAAGCGGTGCTACTTACTTTACACAGCATTTTGTATTCATGTTCCTGCACTTTGTATCGGCTGCTACAGGCATTGCCGCATTAGTGGTAGTATTCAGGGCCATGAAAGATAAGGTTACCGATAAACTGGGTAATTTTTGGGAGTACTTTGTAAAATCAATCACCCGTGTATTACTACCTATTTCGTTTGTAATAGCCGTGATCTTTGCTTTCAATGGTATGACTACCAGCTATGCAGGTAAAGATACTTTCATCAGCATGCAGGGCGATACCGTTCATGTTTCCCGCGGACCGGTTGCTCCATTGGTTGCTATTAAACACCTGGGTACTAACGGTGGTGGCTGGTTTGGCGCGAACTCTGCCCACCCAATCGAAAATCCTAATTATTTAACTAATACAGTAGAGCTGGTAGCACAATGTATTATTCCAATCGCTTTGGTATTCGCGTTGGGTTTCTACCTCAATAAAAAGAAATTCTCCTATGTAATCTTCGGCGTGATGACGCTGGGAATGCTGATGTTGTTGATCCCAACCATGAATGCCGAGCTGCATGGCAATCCGGCTATAGCTAAAATGGGCATCAGCCAGCCAACTGGTGCTATGGAAGGTAAGGAAGTAAGGTTTGGCCCAGCCAATTCAGCTTACTGGAGCATCATGACCACCATTATTTCTACCGGTTCTGTAAACTCTATGCACGACAGCGCTATGCCGGTTTCAGGCACCATGATGATGCTTGGCATGATGATCAACTGTTTTTACGGTGGTTGCGGTGTAGGTTTCCTTAACTTCTACATCTTCATTATTGTAGCGGTATTTATTTCCGGGCTGATGGTTGGTCGTACGCCAGAGTTTTTAGGCCGAAAGATTGAGGCACGGGAAATGAAAATAGCTTCATTGATAGCTTTGCTTCACCCCTTCATTATCCTGGTAGGTTTGGCCATATCATCATACGTTGCGGTTAACGTAGCCGGTGCCGATTGGGCTGTTAAACCTTCCGCATGGTTAAATAATCCGGGCACACATGGTTTCTCCGAAATGCTGTACGAATACACTTCATCAGCAGCCAACAACGGTTCGGGCTTTGAGGGGCTGGGCGATGGTAATATTTTCTGGAACTACACCACTGGTATCGTGATGATATTGGGCAGGTTCCTGCCAATAATTGGTCCGCTGGCAATAGCCGGTTTATTGGCCAACAAAAAATATATCCCGGAATCAGCCGGTACCCTAAAGAGCGATACCTCAACCTTTGGGTTGATGATCTTCGCGGTGATTGTGATCATTGCGGCGCTGTCATTCTTCCCATCACTGGCTTTGGGTCCTATTGCTGAACATTTTTCATTAAAATAATGAGGCTGTATTAAAAAAGAAAAAGCAAAGGATAGCGCGATTCCCCTCTTGAGAGGGGGGAGGGGTGTGTTACTTAGCGTACGAAAAACACACCCCTGCAAACCGCACAATCCCAACACGCCCCCTCTCAAGAGGGGAACAAAAAATAGAAAATCATGAACTC includes:
- a CDS encoding IS4 family transposase codes for the protein MRVPDLLKLIPEERLAFLADYHKTDHKVKKLPVSVLFKLLLYSQFEVKHNSLRVMENIFNSYAFSHLSDKSEAQKIHYSSISERLSRADAVFFEALYQDCIERFSAQLPSKDNKQHQLLRFDSTLISLSSKLIRIGFRSGGSQEHVKQLKFTIGYSEIPEYVAFHHQATFNSENVALKQAIVGCPASNKSIVIVDAGLQSRDAYDELFDQGINFITRINPNPRSVVVEENNLFEATPDDYKLRLVTDRKLYLYNRKGKKTKNVYRYIEAVKPNGEVLAFLTNIFDFQAYEITALYKKRWDIEVFFKFIKQELNFSHLLSRSINGIKAVLYVRMILSLLIITYQKLNRIKSSKSAKQQFALEMEAELMKFIVRLYGGDPDKPPTNGHIPFW
- the kdpF gene encoding K(+)-transporting ATPase subunit F — protein: MAALFIVAIAVFIYMVYVLLKPEKF
- the kdpA gene encoding potassium-transporting ATPase subunit KdpA, with protein sequence MNTELTGVIFTYLLTLAIAIPLGRYIAKVFKGEKTWLDFLAPLDRFIFRFSGIDTKREMNWKQHLLALLTINSVWLIYAFVCLMAQGHLPLNPDANPGQSADTAFNTAISFLVNCNLQHYSGESGATYFTQHFVFMFLHFVSAATGIAALVVVFRAMKDKVTDKLGNFWEYFVKSITRVLLPISFVIAVIFAFNGMTTSYAGKDTFISMQGDTVHVSRGPVAPLVAIKHLGTNGGGWFGANSAHPIENPNYLTNTVELVAQCIIPIALVFALGFYLNKKKFSYVIFGVMTLGMLMLLIPTMNAELHGNPAIAKMGISQPTGAMEGKEVRFGPANSAYWSIMTTIISTGSVNSMHDSAMPVSGTMMMLGMMINCFYGGCGVGFLNFYIFIIVAVFISGLMVGRTPEFLGRKIEAREMKIASLIALLHPFIILVGLAISSYVAVNVAGADWAVKPSAWLNNPGTHGFSEMLYEYTSSAANNGSGFEGLGDGNIFWNYTTGIVMILGRFLPIIGPLAIAGLLANKKYIPESAGTLKSDTSTFGLMIFAVIVIIAALSFFPSLALGPIAEHFSLK